One region of Bacteroidota bacterium genomic DNA includes:
- a CDS encoding histidine kinase: protein MKSTGIQDKQRKNISVAIHVAIWLLIFTLPVLFSTDERSRTLTNYLHFAIPMLFNVLAFYLNFFLLIEAFLFRKKVLSFIIINLLLFAGIAGISYFIQEELMMPMILKTGEGMHAPPKELFWFRNAASMVLITGLSVAIRMTGQWYKAEKIRHELEKARMESELSNLKNQLSPHFFFNTLNNIYSLIAIRPDDAQKAIHQLSKLIRYVLYESDHDLVPLSSELSFTRNYIQLMSLRYPDNIRIDTKIEDAPEDIQIAPLLFISLIENAFKHGISPLNESCIRIKIQTGQQGEVECVVENSNHPKNNKDQSGSGIGLENLRKRLELIYPGKYSFNQENLGEKFVSQLIIRP from the coding sequence ATGAAGAGTACCGGTATTCAGGATAAGCAAAGGAAAAACATTTCTGTTGCCATTCATGTTGCGATCTGGTTGCTAATCTTTACCCTGCCGGTGTTGTTCAGCACAGATGAACGCAGCCGGACTCTGACCAATTATCTCCATTTTGCTATTCCCATGCTCTTTAATGTGCTGGCATTTTATCTTAATTTTTTCCTGCTGATTGAAGCCTTTTTATTCAGGAAAAAGGTGCTGAGCTTCATCATAATTAACCTGTTGCTCTTTGCAGGAATAGCCGGGATTTCATATTTCATCCAGGAGGAACTGATGATGCCTATGATACTGAAAACCGGGGAAGGAATGCATGCTCCGCCGAAAGAGCTTTTCTGGTTCAGAAACGCAGCTTCAATGGTGCTGATCACTGGTCTGAGCGTGGCCATAAGGATGACGGGACAATGGTACAAAGCGGAAAAAATCCGCCATGAGTTGGAAAAGGCCAGGATGGAGTCGGAGTTAAGTAATTTGAAAAACCAGCTCAGCCCCCATTTTTTCTTTAATACCCTCAATAACATCTATAGTCTGATCGCTATTCGCCCTGATGATGCTCAAAAAGCCATTCACCAGCTCAGTAAGCTTATCAGGTATGTGCTTTACGAAAGTGACCACGATCTGGTACCCTTGTCATCAGAACTTAGTTTTACCAGGAATTACATCCAGTTAATGTCGTTGCGTTATCCGGATAATATCAGGATAGATACAAAAATTGAAGATGCACCGGAAGATATACAAATTGCACCTTTGCTTTTCATATCCCTGATCGAGAATGCTTTCAAACACGGTATCAGCCCCCTGAACGAATCCTGTATACGAATTAAAATTCAAACCGGACAACAGGGAGAGGTGGAATGTGTTGTTGAAAACAGCAATCATCCCAAAAACAATAAGGATCAGAGCGGTTCAGGGATAGGACTGGAGAACCTGAGAAAGAGGCTGGAATTGATCTATCCCGGGAAATACAGCTTTAACCAGGAAAACCTTGGCGAAAAATTTGTCTCACAATTGATTATCAGGCCATGA